One genomic window of Nicotiana sylvestris chromosome 10, ASM39365v2, whole genome shotgun sequence includes the following:
- the LOC138878986 gene encoding uncharacterized protein yields MVENGLKMGRILSQSAIRAISQVIQVGSGGIAKGKKREETFMAASGTKRNYTPKSLFSERTPQHYYPHQDLAYTPQPYSVMNTQTYVRPQQQANRNQAPPPRNQPPYQNHYNPQLPQNNFCPQEPPRRQTFTPIGEPYSTLFPKPVQIGFLQPVPQTRQNPASPAYRAGVRCAYHSGAEGHDTNDCWTLKRAVENLIE; encoded by the coding sequence atggttgaaaatgggctaaaaatgggtcgaattctaagccaatctgCTATCAGAGCTATCTCCCAAGTCATTCAGGTTGGGTCTGGAGGAAtagcaaagggaaagaaaagggaagaaacatTCATGGCAGCGTCGGGTACAAAGAGAAACTATACTCCCAAATCCCTTTTCTCTGAGAGGACCCCGCAACACTATTACCCTCACCAAGATTTGGCCTATACTCCTCAGCCATACTCGGTCATGAATACTCAGACTTATGtccggccacaacaacaagccaacagaaatcaagctccacctcccagaaatcagcctccttaccaaaaccactataatccacaactACCCCAGAATAACTTCTGTCCTCAAGAACCACCCAGAAGACAaactttcacacccattggtgaaccgTATTCTACTTTGTTCCCAAAACCGGTCCAGATCGgtttcctgcaaccagtccctcagacaaggcaaaATCCAGCATCACCTGCTTACAGAGCCGGTGTCAGGTGTGCTTATCATTCGGGAGCAGAAGGGCATGATAccaatgattgttggactttaaaaAGGGCGGTAGAGAACTTAATAGAATAG